One Aegilops tauschii subsp. strangulata cultivar AL8/78 chromosome 7, Aet v6.0, whole genome shotgun sequence genomic window carries:
- the LOC123494769 gene encoding uncharacterized protein yields the protein MLLLRPCALARPSSRASNLDPATMSSPGLSRARCSSSSARASHAPHAVVVLRPRPPPRPDHRRLVSLQTCCCAASHLAQEQMSAAPLFPRARPRGSSSAPRRPPLNQQMSAVALSLVPPPSRGFLCLSSILSLLCTGAPRAMEATAGSTSSSAAPGSPLPVELLEPCPEQPSRRSRRGPAPFVVVSVRSGGSLHPGLVPGSRSPRRPTGDQQVPAAAVVPCFCLARSSLYVRGMSASPALTLSSSPPSLVAGTSRPSSSAPLPRRHPARRSPVAATPVFCIAMACCFLLLPLLVMNSSGSLVPSVDRASSASAARPSRKPRGPAPHHRAGP from the exons ATGCTCCTCCTCCGCCCATGCGCCCTAGCTCGCCCGTCGTCGCGCGCCTCCAACCTCGACCCCGCCACCATGTCCTCGCCGGGCCTCTCGCGAGCCCGATGCTCGAGCTCCTCTGCACGGGCGTCCCACGCGCCTCACGCCGTCGTCGTCCTTCGTCCGCGGCCTCCTCCTCGTCCAGACCATCGCCGCCTCGTCTCGCTCCAGACCTGCTGCTGTGCTGCCAGCCACCTGGCCCAAGAGCAGATGAGCGCCGCCCCTCTCTTTCCCCGTGCTCGTCCCCGAGGAAGCAGCTCAGCGCCCCGCCGGCCGCCGCTGAACCAACAGATGAGCGCCGTCGCTCTCTCCCTTGTTCCTCCTCCCTCCCGTGGCTTCCTCTGCCTCTCATCCATCCTTTCTCTTCTCTGTACAGGTGCTCCCCGCGCCATGGAAGCCACCGCAGGCTCCACgtcgagctccgccgcccctgGATCTCCTCTCCCCGTGGAGCTACTCGAGCCCTGCCCAGAGCAGCCAAGCCGCCG TTCCCGCCGCGGCCCTGCTCCATTCGTCGTTGTCTCCGTCAGATCCGGCGGGTCCCTGCACCCCGGCCTCGTCCCTGGCTCcaggtcgccgcgccgccccaccGGAGACCAGCAAGTCCCcgctgccgccgtcgtgccctgCTTCTGCCTCGCCCGCTCGTCTCTGTACGTGAGGGGAATGAGCGCCTCGCCCGCGTTGACCCTGTCCTCGTCCCCGCCGTCGCTAGTCGCCGGAACCAGCAGGCCATCCTCGTCCGCGCCCCTGCCTCGCCGACACCCAGCTCGCCGGAGCCCCGTTGCCGCGACACCCGTCTTCTGCATCGCCATGGCCTGCTGTTTCCTGCTGTTGCCTTTGTTGGTAATGAACAGCAGCGGCTCGCTCGTCCCGAGCGTTGACCGCGCCTCCAGTGCATCGGCAGCCAGGCCCAGCCGCAAGCCCCGCGGCCCAGCGCCTCACCACCGAGCCGGCCCATGA